The genomic DNA TGAGACGAGAATCTTCCTTCTTCTAGGCGAAGTCGCCGCTGAACCCATTATAGCTAGGTTATTCGCCTCTGTCCCACTATGGGTATAAACGATCTCCTCTGGACTGCAATTGATCGCTGAAGCGATCCTCGCAGTGACTTCATAGAGGGTTTGGTAGCTAATCCAGCTCATCAGATGGGTTATGGATGGATGCCCCCTACCACTCAACTTATAGGCGTCTTCCATGGCTTTTAGGGCTTCTGGAATAATTAAACCCGAGTTCTCATTATCCAAGTAGACCTCTTTACTTGGCGTGCCATGTGTCTCAATAAGCTCGCTTATACCCCTTGATATGTCACTATAGGTCAACCCAAAACCTCCACATATATCTGGTATGTCTCATCAATTTTTTCAATCTTTAGAACCCTATGACCCACATTCGAAGCCCACTCTTTAATATCTTGAGGGGCAGCTGGGTCTGTTGCTAAGAGCATGATTATCTGACCTGAGCTGGACTTTGCAACTGCCTCAGCTAACGCGAGAAGCGGACCTGGACAAGATTTATACCGAGCATCAATAATCAAGTCAACTCTCAAAGAATTCCCCCAAATTAAGATATGAAAAGATTGATATCTGAATCTTTCGCTTTGCTTAAGAATGTTGCGGCGCCAACAACATCATCTACATACTCCACTAAATCTTCAGCCTTTATCCCGAGAAGGTTCATTGTTGTGGAGCACGCGTAAATCTTCAATCTCCCAGTCTTCTTACCTTGCTCTAATATTTCGCGCCAATTCGGTATGGCTCCGGAGCTAACAGCTCTCTTCAGCTCATCCTCATAACCCTTATAGTCTGAGCTAACCTCTTTAGGCTCATAGCTCTTTTTTAAGGCTAGTAGACCCCAGAAAGTGAAGAATATTTCTGACTCCCAACTCATAGCAGCCGCGGTTGTAGCTAAAGTTACGGCTGGAAAGAGCTTATCCAATTTTTCAGAGGACACTATTATGGATATTTTCGGCATATATTTTCGCCAAATAAATTATTATAACGCTGTTATATAAAAACTTTTTTATAAAAATTAATGTTATATAATATGTTCTAGACGTCTTCTAGAATATTACTTTGAGAATTTGTAAGGGGAAATGTTATTTCATATTTTGGTAAAAGGCTCAATCCTAACGTGGAAAATAAATTACCTATCTACCAGTATAGATTATAAATGCTTATTAAGGAAATTAAAATAGAGACTGAAAATGTTATGAAACGCATTTTTAATACTAGTGTTCTCTCTTGTCTCGCTTGTATATTGATCTTTTTCTCTTCTTTAATACCGAGGATAATAAATTTAGATGAGCCCGGGCTCGCATGGGATGAACCCATATATATTGAAGCTGGTAGGACCTATGTTGGCGGCATACTGAGATCTCAAATCTTCAACATACTCACATGGGAGATAAATTGGGAGCATCCCCCCATAGCTAAATATTTAATTGGCATAAGCTTACATATACTGGAGCCCATCGGGCTCTCTGAAGTTGCCGCCGCAAGGGTGCCCAATGCTATACTGGGTTCATTAACCTGCATCCTATTATACCTATTTCTTCATGATATTTATGGAGAGAGCGTATCCATATTAGCCTCCCTCCTCCTATCCTACCTCCCAAACTTTTTTGCCCATAGCAGATATGCGACTCTAGACTCTCCTAAAACATTTTTTATAGTCTTCTCATTATATGCCTTCAAAAAGTGGACAAAAACAGGAAAATTTGGGTGGACGATTTCCTCAGCTGTTCTTTGCGGCTTAGCGCTCGCTGTGAAAATAAGCGCGTTATCATTGCCCCCTATAATCTTAGCTTGGCTTCTCATAATGCGTCCACATCGATATCAGGGAATAAAAGCCACACCTCTCAAATCTTTGTTCTTCATATTATCTTTCCTATTGTTAGCCTTTATTTTCTTCCTTTTATCTTGGCCCCTATTATGGATTGATCCAAAATATATTATGAAATATCTTGATTTCCATCTTCATCACTTCAATATACCAGTATATTATCTTGGTGAGGTTCATCAAAGAGCTCCATGGCACTATCCCTTCATAATGTTATCTGTCACAACGCCCGTAAGTGTTCTATTAGCCGCAATACTTGGAGCTTTTTACCCGCTTAAGAATATTTTCAGGCATAAAATATGTACAGATAGAGATAAAATCTCAATTTCACTATTAATATGGTTGCTGTCTACTCTTTTAAGAGTCTCAGCATCATATGGGTATGATGGTGTAAGGCTATTCTTGGATGCTCTTCCAGCTCTCTCTTCCCTAGCCGCTATTGGGGCTTCAGAGTTAAACTCTTCCTTAAGCAGTTTTCTCAGGGTCTCTAAAAGAACTATTTTCTATCTGCTCTTCATCCTCCTAATTGCATCTGAAATATATGCCTGTGCCATAACGCATCCCTATGAAACCTCCTGTTACAATGAGCTAGTGATAGCAGTAGGCGGGGTGAAACTATTTGAAAAAACATATTGGGGAGAGGTTTATAAGGAAGTTGTTGAGTGGCTTGAAAATAAAGCTCCAGGTGCAAGAGTCGTTGTTCCTATCGCTCCACACCTGGCGCAGTATTACGCTAAAACCCTGAAGATAATGAGCAATATTCCTGATATCCTTGCGGAGAAACCAGCATACCTTGCTTTCCAAGCTAGGGAAGGATTTTACTTCGATCATCTGATCATTTTTTGTCTCAATAATTTAAAGCCTATTCATACAATTCAGGTGAACGGCATCACTATTGCCTATATTTTCAACCTTGAAGATTACTACTCTCTAATGAACTCTACAAGGAGCAATTCATTATGACATCCATCTTATAATCCACTGAAAGTCTGAAATAAGCTTGCGTATTGGCAAATTCTGGGGACATTTCTTCTCACATGTGCCACATCTAATGCATGCCTCAACACCCTCTCCCCGCGGGATAACTGCAAAATATTCTTTCGCAATCTGACGCCTCTCATCCTCATTAGGGGTTCTAAGAAGTTTATTATAGAATGCTAAAATTTCTGGTATTCTTACGTTTTGGGGGCATGGCATACAATAATGGCATCTAGTGCACCCTATAAAACCATGCTGCAAGTACATCTCCCTAACTCTCGCAATAATTTCCAAATCCTTGGCTGTGAAGATGTTTGATTCAGCTCTGTCAGCAATCTGAACGTTTTCAATAACCTGCTCCATTGTGCTCATACCGCTTAATACAACAGAAACTTCTGGGTGATTCCAAACCCAGAGAAGAGCCCACTCAACATGGGTTCTCTTTACATCAGCCTTATCCCATATTTCCTGAACTTCTCTCGGAGGTTTAATAGCTAACAAACCACCCCTCAAGGGCTCCATGACTACAACTGCAAGTCCTTTTGAAGCAGCATATTTAAGCCCCATTGTTCCAGGGCCTCGCCTACTGCTTTCGGTATCAATATAATTATATTGGATTTGGCAAAGTGTCCACTTACTGTATCCATCAATTATCTCCTTAAAGACCTCAAACTCATCATGAAAACTGAATCCGAAATATTTAATTCTGCCCTCATCAATCTGCCGCTCAGCCCAATCAAGAACATTTAGGTCTAGGGTTTTCCGCCAATTATCCCTATTAAGTCCATGTAGAAGATAGAAATCTATATAATCAAGCTGCAATCTTCTTAACTGTTCATTAAAAATTTCATCCAGCTCCTCTCCTCTACTTACTCTTCCTATTGGCATCTTTGTTGCAATCTTAACCTTATCTCGATAGCTATCTTTCAATGCTTTTCCCAGAACAACCTCACTATTTCCGCCATGATAGGGATAAGCTGTATCAATATAGTTTACGCCATGATCAATAGCATACTTTATCATTCTTATGGCTTCAGCCTCATCTACCCTATTAGGATCACCATCAAGTACAGGTAACCTCATTGTTCCAAAGCCTAATACGGAAGCCTCCCAATTTAGCCGACCGAACTTTCTATATTTCATAGCTCTCATTCCAATAATACAAGCAATAATGATGCTTTAAATTTGGCTTAATTTATTTTTTATCGCTTATTAAGGATTTAATAAATGAGATAAATTGTTGAGTAAAATGGGGGCAATTACAATTTGGCAATCAATAGATTTGAATGTGCTCTTTCAACATTGCTGCATGAGGAACCGCCTGTTATACCACAAGTTTTGGGTTTCACAAATGAGATGTCAAGAGCCAAGTTTATTCCATTTATAAAGGCAAATATTGCTAGAATATCTACGAATTTTGAGAGCGAAGTAAGCGGTACGTCTTATGGGACGGCGGATGCTGGTTTAAAAATATATGGATGAGACATTAAAATAGCGGAATATATGGATAATTTTATAATTGAAGTTGGCGGTGGCGGAATTAAAATTAAAAAGGTTATTGAAAGCGGAGAAGAGTGGAGTATCATAGAGTGGGAGACTGGAGCTAAATGGCGTGTAGGATCATCTAAGAGTATATGGGCTCGGCAATACATAGACTATCCGGTAAAAACTGAAGATGATATAGATTCTTTAGAGCTCCCGGATCCAGACGACTCATCAAGATACGAGGGAATTGAGAAAGCGATAAGATATGTGGTCAATAAAGGATTTTTCCCAGCGTGTAGCATTAATGGCTTCTTCTCAGGCATCTGGTACTTTATTAGAGGTCCGCTGGAGGTAATCTTAAAAGACATGTATGTGAGGAAGGGTTTTCTTCAGAAACTTATTACCAAATTTGGCGAATTCAACTTGAAAGTTGAAAAGAACCTGCTTGAGAGGGGAGCCATGATGATATGCTGGCCTGATGATTTAGGTTATAATAGCGGACCATTTATGAGTCCTAAGCTTTATGAAGAACTGATTTATCCGTGGCATGTGAAAGCCATAAAGTTGGCGCATAAGTACGGTGCCTTCGTTAACATGCATAGTCATGGGAATATCACTTCTCTAGTCCCCCTATTTGTTAGAGCCAAACTTGATATGCTTAACCCTGTGGGTCCATCTGACAACATGGACCTTAAAGGCTTAAAAGAGAAATATGGCGATAAACTATGCTTCTTAGGAGGTTTAAGCAAAAATATCGGCATTATGAGCGCTGAAGAGCTGAAGGAGCATTTACTTGATAGGCTTAGGATCGGGGCTCCAGGCGGAGGCTACATTCTAGGTTCAGAAGGCGATATACCAGTAGAAATGAGTATAGAAAATTTCGATTTTCTCATCAAAATCAGCAAAAAATACAGAAGAAATATTTCTCTGCTAAAATAAATCTGCTACATAACACCATATTTCTCATAAGATTTTGTTATAATGCTCTAAGTAACCTTGAGAGTTAACGTCCTAGAAAGCTTCTAATGGATCACCGTTCCAATACCTGCACCATTAACTGCTAGAAGGAGATTTTCAGGTTTGAATCCATTAACAACTATAGTTTTTATATTTTTCTCTTTCAATACGCGGACTGCTTCAGGATCGATTATCTGATGTATCCCCGCCCTATGCCTACTCTCAGCCAACAATTCCTCTAATTCACTAAAGCTCACCTCATCTAGTTTCCTTGCATCAGGATACTTCCTAGGATCTTTAGTGTATATCCCATCTTGATCGGTCGCTTTAATAATTAAATCCGCTTTGATTTCAGATGCTATGAGCGCTGCAACAGTATCAGTAGTCATCCCCGGCTTAATGCCGCCCATGATAACTATGCCACTTTCGCCCAGATCTCTAACAGCCTCCTCAACATTTACGGGTATCTTCCTCCATTGGTACCCCTCAACTTTCATGGCTAATAATTGAGCAAGGAGCCTTGAAACGGATATGGCTAACTCATCTTGCTCCTGCTCAGATAATCCAAGCTTGCGCGCTAGATCTATGAATTCTCTGGCTAAAACTCCACCGCCGACTATAACCGCAACTTCATGCCCCCTACTCCTCAACTCTCTTATCAAGTCAGCGTATCTCTGAATTATTTCAGGGTTTGGCGGTGAGGCAATAACTGAGCCGCCAATCCTTACGACAATCTTCATCATTACGCACCATCATCAAGAGTAAGCATTCAGATGCTTGACACGCATTAATATCTATCCTTAGAAGAATTTAATTGTATCGTCAAGCAATTAATAATTTTAGGGATGGGAGAACAATGCTTGAGCTTATTTTTCTTGGAACTGGTGGTGGACGCTTTGCGACGATAACCCAGAAGAGAAGAACTGGGGGAATAAGAATAATCTCTGAGCAAGATGGAATCAATATGCATATTGATCCAGGTCCAGGTGCACTTGTATATTCATTAGAGATGGGCTTAAATCCTCAGAGGATTAGGGCTATATTTGTTTCACATTCACACATTGACCATGCAAATGATGCTGAACCCCTTATAGAGGCGATGAGCGAGGGAACGATAAAGAAGCGTGGTGTTTTAGTGGCTGCCCGAAGTGTTCTAAGAGGTAATGATATATGTGAGAGTTCGCTCTCAAAATATCATCAGGCAATGCCCGAAAGAGTTATAGAAGCAACCGTCGGCTCATCCTTTGAAGTTGATGGGATAGAGGTTACCGTCTGTAAAGCCGTTCACTCCGACCCAGATGCCGTTGGCTTCCGTTTTAAAGTAAAAGATTTCGGCAGCTTCGCATATATACCTGACTCAGAATATTTCAGTGATATATCAAAATTTTATAGCGGATTAAGACTGCTAATATTGTCTGTTTTGAGACCCTCAGGTCAACCTTGGGAGGGGCATATGACAACAGATGACGCCATAAGAATAATTGCGGAAACAGCTCCGGAAATGGCTTTAATAACGCATTTCGGTATGCAAATGATACTTAAGGGTCCTGAAAGGGAAGCCGAATTAATAGAAAATAGGACCGGTGTGCCGACAAAGGCTGCTACTGATGGGATGCGTGTTCTCTTAGGAAAAGAAATAGTTATAGGTGGGAGAGCGAAGAAAGGGAGGGATTTAAGTAGTTTTCTAAGATAGGCTTTCTCTAACACTTCAATATGAAGACTTCTTCAGAGTTTCTTTCAGCTCTATCATTCTCTGGCTTACCGAAAACTAAAGATTTAATTTTATGCATAGCCTTTAAGTCATCTTCAAAGGGCTTTAAGTCTGTTGGCGCGTAGATAATGTCTTCAATCTCTTCATTTAGGGCTATATTATTCCTCTTCTTATACTGCCACACCACATTATTAAACTCCATGAACTTCGGTAGCAAATTAACTATACCATCCTTCCACTCATCCACTTCCATTGGGAAGCGTTGAACATGTATGCTTTCTTTTGAATATAATTCAAGCCATATTGCTTCAGTTATAAATGGGCATATGGGGGCTAAAAGCTTAAGTATTGTTTCCAGGCACTTGTGAAGCGTATACCATGCGCCACGCTGCAGCCTCTTACTGAATAAGCCATCCCGGTTATAAGCCCTAGATTTAACAGCCTCAAGATAATGGTCTGCGAAAATGTTCCACGTAAATATTCTAATAGCTGTGCCAGCATGGAAGGCATTCATGTCCTCATATCCTTTTCGGCACTCCCCTATTAGCTCATTAAGCTTTGCCAAAATCATTCTGTCAAGTGGTGCAAGCTCATAGTCTTCATTTACTTGTGGAAAGGATGATACGAACCGGGCAATATTCCATAGCTTCGTCAGGAACTTTGAGGTTCCGCGTATTCTTTCAAATGAGCATCTTATGTCGCCCTTACTTATATTTCCTTCAAGCGCGGTCCATATCCTGAAGGCTTCGCTGCCAAACATCCTTATGACATCCTGTGGATCAATGACATTTCCAGCGCTCTTACTCATCTTTCTGCCCTGCTCATCAACAACATGCATGTGTATCCAAACATTTCTGAAGGGCTCTTTCCCAAAAAGCAGAAAAGACTTTAAGACGGAAAAATAGAGCCAATTCCTAACAATCTCCTTCCCCTGCGGCCTAAGTGAGCATGGAAAGTTCCTTATAAAGAACTCTTTGTTCCATAGGTAGCCAAGTATATAAACCTCCGACGTTGCCGAATCGAACCACGTGTCAAATGTTCGCTCTTCACCGCGGAACTCTCTTCCGCCACATTTCGGGCACCTATCGATTGGAGGCTTCTCTCTCCATGGCTGATAGTATCTTCCGGGTTCAGGTATGTAGATATAGCCGCAGCTCTTACAATACCATAAGGGTATCTCTGTTCCATAATATCTCCGCCTCGAAATAACCCAGTCTATGTCAATAGAGTTAATCCAATCTATAAGTATCTGCTTGCTTTCTGGAGCAAAGAACCTCATTTGATCGGCTAATTTAAGTATTTCTTTCTTAAACTCAACCTGTTTAAGATAAAACTCCCTCATCGGAACGAACTCTATTGGGTTCTTAGACCTCCAGCAGACTGGTCTCCGCTGAATAATCTTCTCCTGTTTAACGAGCAAATTCTCGGACTTAAGATCTTCTATTATGCGTTTTCTAGCCTCCTCAACCCTTAAGCCAGCATACTTACCAGCATTCTCATTCATCTCACCTTTCTCGTTTATGGCAAATATGGGCTTTAAATCGAGCTCCCTGAGTATTCTAATATCGCTATAGTCACCGAAGCTACATATCATGACCAGCCCCGAGCCGAAATCTGGCTTAGCGTAGGGGTGCGGAATAATCTCAACAACATATCCATATATTGGGACAATTGCATGCTTCCCTTCAAGATGCTGGTAGCGTTCATCTGATGGGTTAAAGAGGACTACGCGGCATGAGCATAAGAGTTCTGGCCTAGTTGTGGCTATAAGTATATCCTCACCCGTTTCTTGAACCCTAAACTTTATGTAGTTTAGTAGGGTCTCCTCTTCTTCATACTCAACCTCAGCATCAGATATTGTTGTGCGGCAAACCGGACAGTAATTTGTAACCTTCTCATCCTCGTAGATTAAGCCTCTTTTCCAGAACTCTATAAATGTCTCCTGCGTCAGACGCCTATACCCCGGATCATCAGTTTCATATCTCCCCCCAACCTTATACTCTAAATCCCAGGAGTTGCAACTTAAGCCTAAACGCTTAAACGTCTCTAGAGATGCTTCTCCACTCTCCTGAAGCAGCTGCTTACATTTTGCAATGAACTCCTCCCTAGGGGTTTCATGCATTACTATGCCGAATGTTTTCTCTGTCTGAACCTCTATTGGCAAACCATTCTTATCTAAGCCTATTGGGAAGAGCACATTATACCCCATCATGCGCTTGTATCTTGCGAATATATCCATCCACACATACGTGTATGCCTGCCCTATATGAACCGGAGTATTAACATATGGTGGTGGAGTATCAATACTGAAGACTTCCTTCTTAGAGGTCTCATCAAACTTATAGATTCCATCCTCCTGCCATTTCTTGAATAAAATAATCTCTTTAGCAGGATCCCAAGTCTTATCCTTAATCCTAGGCTTGAAATCTAGGATCTCCTCTTCACTCATAAAACATCACCATGCTAAAACTAAATTTTGAGCATATTTCTGGTCTAATAGAATCTCCTTTTTAATACATCTTAATGTACTTGGCGCTGGCGGTGGCTCAACAGCACCTTCCTCCCAACAATAATACCGCATACTAATTCTCAAGGACTAAAATATAAAGGTAATTGTTCAAAAAACTTGGACATTTTTATAGTGACCGCCACCTTTGGTAGATGCATATGTATGACATGAGAGCTGTGTATGGCTCAATTTTCTCTCTCATTCTAGTTCGCTTTTCTAGGAACTT from Candidatus Bathyarchaeia archaeon includes the following:
- a CDS encoding sulfurtransferase TusA family protein; this encodes MRVDLIIDARYKSCPGPLLALAEAVAKSSSGQIIMLLATDPAAPQDIKEWASNVGHRVLKIEKIDETYQIYVEVLG
- a CDS encoding DsrE/DsrF/DrsH-like family protein, whose product is MPKISIIVSSEKLDKLFPAVTLATTAAAMSWESEIFFTFWGLLALKKSYEPKEVSSDYKGYEDELKRAVSSGAIPNWREILEQGKKTGRLKIYACSTTMNLLGIKAEDLVEYVDDVVGAATFLSKAKDSDINLFIS
- a CDS encoding glycosyltransferase family 39 protein, translating into MIFFSSLIPRIINLDEPGLAWDEPIYIEAGRTYVGGILRSQIFNILTWEINWEHPPIAKYLIGISLHILEPIGLSEVAAARVPNAILGSLTCILLYLFLHDIYGESVSILASLLLSYLPNFFAHSRYATLDSPKTFFIVFSLYAFKKWTKTGKFGWTISSAVLCGLALAVKISALSLPPIILAWLLIMRPHRYQGIKATPLKSLFFILSFLLLAFIFFLLSWPLLWIDPKYIMKYLDFHLHHFNIPVYYLGEVHQRAPWHYPFIMLSVTTPVSVLLAAILGAFYPLKNIFRHKICTDRDKISISLLIWLLSTLLRVSASYGYDGVRLFLDALPALSSLAAIGASELNSSLSSFLRVSKRTIFYLLFILLIASEIYACAITHPYETSCYNELVIAVGGVKLFEKTYWGEVYKEVVEWLENKAPGARVVVPIAPHLAQYYAKTLKIMSNIPDILAEKPAYLAFQAREGFYFDHLIIFCLNNLKPIHTIQVNGITIAYIFNLEDYYSLMNSTRSNSL
- a CDS encoding aldo/keto reductase, with the translated sequence MKYRKFGRLNWEASVLGFGTMRLPVLDGDPNRVDEAEAIRMIKYAIDHGVNYIDTAYPYHGGNSEVVLGKALKDSYRDKVKIATKMPIGRVSRGEELDEIFNEQLRRLQLDYIDFYLLHGLNRDNWRKTLDLNVLDWAERQIDEGRIKYFGFSFHDEFEVFKEIIDGYSKWTLCQIQYNYIDTESSRRGPGTMGLKYAASKGLAVVVMEPLRGGLLAIKPPREVQEIWDKADVKRTHVEWALLWVWNHPEVSVVLSGMSTMEQVIENVQIADRAESNIFTAKDLEIIARVREMYLQHGFIGCTRCHYCMPCPQNVRIPEILAFYNKLLRTPNEDERRQIAKEYFAVIPRGEGVEACIRCGTCEKKCPQNLPIRKLISDFQWIIRWMS
- a CDS encoding uroporphyrinogen decarboxylase family protein; this encodes MDNFIIEVGGGGIKIKKVIESGEEWSIIEWETGAKWRVGSSKSIWARQYIDYPVKTEDDIDSLELPDPDDSSRYEGIEKAIRYVVNKGFFPACSINGFFSGIWYFIRGPLEVILKDMYVRKGFLQKLITKFGEFNLKVEKNLLERGAMMICWPDDLGYNSGPFMSPKLYEELIYPWHVKAIKLAHKYGAFVNMHSHGNITSLVPLFVRAKLDMLNPVGPSDNMDLKGLKEKYGDKLCFLGGLSKNIGIMSAEELKEHLLDRLRIGAPGGGYILGSEGDIPVEMSIENFDFLIKISKKYRRNISLLK
- the pyrH gene encoding UMP kinase — its product is MMKIVVRIGGSVIASPPNPEIIQRYADLIRELRSRGHEVAVIVGGGVLAREFIDLARKLGLSEQEQDELAISVSRLLAQLLAMKVEGYQWRKIPVNVEEAVRDLGESGIVIMGGIKPGMTTDTVAALIASEIKADLIIKATDQDGIYTKDPRKYPDARKLDEVSFSELEELLAESRHRAGIHQIIDPEAVRVLKEKNIKTIVVNGFKPENLLLAVNGAGIGTVIH
- a CDS encoding MBL fold metallo-hydrolase, whose amino-acid sequence is MYRQAINNFRDGRTMLELIFLGTGGGRFATITQKRRTGGIRIISEQDGINMHIDPGPGALVYSLEMGLNPQRIRAIFVSHSHIDHANDAEPLIEAMSEGTIKKRGVLVAARSVLRGNDICESSLSKYHQAMPERVIEATVGSSFEVDGIEVTVCKAVHSDPDAVGFRFKVKDFGSFAYIPDSEYFSDISKFYSGLRLLILSVLRPSGQPWEGHMTTDDAIRIIAETAPEMALITHFGMQMILKGPEREAELIENRTGVPTKAATDGMRVLLGKEIVIGGRAKKGRDLSSFLR
- a CDS encoding valine--tRNA ligase, which gives rise to MSEEEILDFKPRIKDKTWDPAKEIILFKKWQEDGIYKFDETSKKEVFSIDTPPPYVNTPVHIGQAYTYVWMDIFARYKRMMGYNVLFPIGLDKNGLPIEVQTEKTFGIVMHETPREEFIAKCKQLLQESGEASLETFKRLGLSCNSWDLEYKVGGRYETDDPGYRRLTQETFIEFWKRGLIYEDEKVTNYCPVCRTTISDAEVEYEEEETLLNYIKFRVQETGEDILIATTRPELLCSCRVVLFNPSDERYQHLEGKHAIVPIYGYVVEIIPHPYAKPDFGSGLVMICSFGDYSDIRILRELDLKPIFAINEKGEMNENAGKYAGLRVEEARKRIIEDLKSENLLVKQEKIIQRRPVCWRSKNPIEFVPMREFYLKQVEFKKEILKLADQMRFFAPESKQILIDWINSIDIDWVISRRRYYGTEIPLWYCKSCGYIYIPEPGRYYQPWREKPPIDRCPKCGGREFRGEERTFDTWFDSATSEVYILGYLWNKEFFIRNFPCSLRPQGKEIVRNWLYFSVLKSFLLFGKEPFRNVWIHMHVVDEQGRKMSKSAGNVIDPQDVIRMFGSEAFRIWTALEGNISKGDIRCSFERIRGTSKFLTKLWNIARFVSSFPQVNEDYELAPLDRMILAKLNELIGECRKGYEDMNAFHAGTAIRIFTWNIFADHYLEAVKSRAYNRDGLFSKRLQRGAWYTLHKCLETILKLLAPICPFITEAIWLELYSKESIHVQRFPMEVDEWKDGIVNLLPKFMEFNNVVWQYKKRNNIALNEEIEDIIYAPTDLKPFEDDLKAMHKIKSLVFGKPENDRAERNSEEVFILKC